From a single Nymphaea colorata isolate Beijing-Zhang1983 chromosome 4, ASM883128v2, whole genome shotgun sequence genomic region:
- the LOC116252409 gene encoding protein DETOXIFICATION 33-like — translation METPLLENQSSPTLCRRSLIESKKLWHLAGPAIFTSICNYSLGALTQTFTGQVGELELAAVSIENSVIAGLGFGFLLGMGSALETLCGQAFGAGRLRMLGIYMQRSWVILFCTALILTPVYVFSNYILKLVGVYDELADLAGEFAIWMLPQLFAYAANFPIQKFLQSQRKVMAMAWVAGIVLVIHAFLSWLMIMKLDWGLVGAAITLNLAWWLVVLGEFGYILIYCTDAWTGFSWLAFKDLWGFVKLSLASAVMLCLEFWYLMVLIVIVSKLPDPLIPVDAASICMNINGWDAMIALGFNAAISVRVSNELGAGDAKAAKFAVWVVSVTSVSIGIVVMIVILCTKGIFPVLFSSSTAVQEEVTKLASLLGITVALNSLQPVLSGVAIGAGWQAIIAYINIGCYYIVGLPAGILLGFKFNFGVEGIWGGMIGGIALQTLILIGLTASTDWKKEASQAESRVRKWGGSLEDGNGSVENNHVAHE, via the exons ATGGAGACGCCTCTGCTAGAGAACCAGAGCAGCCCCACTCTATGCAGGAGGTCGCTGATAGAGAGCAAGAAGCTATGGCACTTAGCAGGCCCTGCCATCTTCACCTCCATATGCAACTACTCGTTGGGTGCCCTCACCCAGACCTTCACTGGTCAGGTCGGGGAGCTGGAGCTCGCTGCTGTGTCCATAGAGAACTCTGTGATTGCAGGGCTGGGTTTTGGCTTCTTG CTGGGTATGGGAAGTGCTTTGGAGACACTGTGCGGACAGGCCTTTGGAGCTGGGAGGTTGAGGATGCTGGGGATTTACATGCAGAGGTCATGGGTTATTCTGTTCTGCACAGCCTTGATCTTGACTCCTGTCTACGTCTTCTCAAACTATATTCTAAAGCTTGTTGGGGTCTATGACGAACTGGCTGATCTTGCAG GCGAGTTCGCAATATGGATGCTTCCTCAGCTGTTTGCTTATGCAGCAAACTTCCCAATCCAAAAGTTCCTCCAGTCCCAGAGGAAGGTCATGGCTATGGCTTGGGTTGCTGGCATTGTccttgtaattcatgcatttttgagCTGGCTCATGATCATGAAACTGGACTGGGGTCTGGTTGGTGCAGCCATAACGCTTAACTTGGCATGGTGGCTGGTCGTTTTAGGCGAGTTTGGCTACATATTAATCTACTGCACAGATGCATGGACTGGGTTTTCATGGTTGGCTTTCAAGGACCTGTGGGGCTTTGTTAAGCTCTCCTTAGCTTCAGCAGTCATGCTATG CTTGGAGTTTTGGTATCTTATGGTGCTCATTGTGATTGTTAGTAAACTACCAGATCCACTCATACCAGTTGATGCGGCTTCCATATG TATGAACATCAATGGATGGGATGCAATGATTGCACTTGGATTTAATGCCGCAATCAG CGTGAGAGTGTCAAATGAACTGGGAGCAGGGGATGCAAAGGCAGCAAAATTTGCAGTCTGGGTAGTCTCTGTGACTTCTGTCTCAATAGGGATCGTTGTCATGATCGTCATTTTGTGTACCAAGGGTATCTTCCCCGTCCTTTTTAGCAGTAGCACAGCCGTCCAGGAGGAAGTGACAAAACTTGCTAGCTTGCTTGGGATTACCGTTGCCCTTAACAGTTTACAGCCAGTTCTATCAG GAGTTGCCATTGGAGCTGGATGGCAGGCCATTATTGCTTACATAAACATTGGATGCTACTACATTGTCGGATTGCCTGCAGGCATACTTCTAGGGTTCAAGTTTAATTTTGGCGTGGAG GGCATTTGGGGAGGCATGATTGGTGGCATAGCTTTACAAACACTTATCCTGATTGGTCTCACTGCCTCCACTGATTGGAAGAAAGAA GCATCACAAGCTGAGAGCCGTGTGAGGAAGTGGGGAGGATCACTTGAAGATGGAAACGGATCTGTAGAAAACAACCATGTTGCACATGAATGA